In Blautia wexlerae DSM 19850, a single window of DNA contains:
- a CDS encoding 4Fe-4S binding protein produces the protein MAVKKKFPYRAAVVACNGGCRSAEGEAGCADGCIGCKACIDKCKFGAISINEYGVAEVDEEKCIGCGACAKVCPQKVIHVHECANYIVVKCSNKKKGAEAKKQCDVSCIGCRICEKTCTAGAIKVKDNCAVIEESICLSCGMCAVKCPRHVIHDLYGILTEIR, from the coding sequence ATGGCAGTAAAGAAGAAATTTCCATATCGCGCGGCTGTAGTTGCATGTAATGGGGGGTGCAGATCAGCCGAAGGTGAGGCCGGCTGTGCAGATGGATGTATCGGATGTAAAGCCTGTATAGATAAATGTAAATTCGGAGCCATTTCCATCAATGAGTATGGTGTGGCGGAAGTGGATGAGGAGAAATGCATTGGCTGTGGTGCCTGCGCGAAAGTCTGCCCACAGAAAGTGATCCATGTTCATGAGTGTGCAAACTACATTGTGGTAAAATGTTCCAATAAGAAAAAAGGTGCAGAAGCAAAGAAACAGTGTGACGTCAGCTGTATCGGCTGCAGAATCTGCGAGAAGACCTGTACAGCCGGTGCGATAAAAGTAAAAGACAACTGTGCTGTGATCGAGGAATCCATATGTCTGAGCTGTGGTATGTGCGCAGTGAAATGCCCAAGACACGTTATCCATGACCTGTATGGAATATTGACAGAAATACGTTAA